In one window of Gudongella oleilytica DNA:
- a CDS encoding four helix bundle protein, which yields MKESILFEKSRNFAIEIIYLYKRLSEDKREYVLSKQVLRSGTSIGANISEARFAQSLNDFISKMSISLKEANETYYWIDLLMETGYIDDEAGEHLRIKCLELIRMLQASVKTSKGKL from the coding sequence ATGAAAGAAAGTATACTATTTGAAAAAAGTAGAAATTTTGCTATTGAAATTATTTACCTCTATAAGAGACTTTCTGAAGATAAAAGAGAATATGTTTTATCAAAACAAGTATTAAGATCAGGAACGAGTATAGGTGCTAATATTAGCGAAGCTCGATTTGCTCAATCACTTAATGATTTTATTTCTAAGATGAGTATTTCATTGAAAGAGGCTAATGAAACATACTATTGGATCGACCTACTTATGGAGACTGGATATATAGATGATGAAGCTGGAGAACATTTGAGAATCAAATGCCTTGAATTAATAAGAATGTTACAGGCTTCAGTTAAGACAAGCAAAGGAAAGCTATAA
- a CDS encoding MutS-related protein, which translates to MFMDQTTREALDFQYIMNKLEVLTPYGVMFKSRMKPYTRGQEKLLENQLNILQSHIPFIRDNQLRRKFNNILGHMKDLRLSTKRAMDGFILTDVELFEIKSFLFLTRELVELMEENRMPQFPETRIDLLPRLERLLDPEDTKISTFYIYDAYSEELRALREQKRDKDRELKLMKKRLREQVGEDLNLDLRPDGSVVITKDRTELLETLKSYPYLTYVSETYLNIRFVIKPTEEMTLAERELLILRDREEREEMKIRESLSHEVGKRRRELFRNMLAIGKLDLILAKARLAVDMDAVKPIIIDNFRITIENGIHPKIAELLKSKKLSFTPVSVDLREGVACITGANMGGKTISLKMTGLLCAMAHHGMYVPAESMVLGLSNYIKSSIGDMQSTDSGLSTFGGEVRVVSEAMERADEEGLILIDELARGTNPEEGYAISKAIVKYLKDKPAISLITTHYDNVADMEGVQHLQVIGLSELNLDDLTEEIKYGDGMTIINKYMNYRLRVVDKSTPIPKDAINIARIMGLKKEILEIAEGIIGESGKGKV; encoded by the coding sequence ATGTTTATGGACCAGACGACAAGAGAGGCTCTGGATTTTCAATACATAATGAACAAGCTGGAGGTGCTTACCCCCTACGGCGTAATGTTCAAATCCAGGATGAAGCCCTACACCAGAGGCCAGGAGAAGCTTCTTGAGAATCAACTGAACATACTCCAAAGCCATATCCCATTCATAAGGGATAACCAGCTGAGACGAAAATTCAACAACATACTTGGGCATATGAAGGACCTTAGACTCTCCACCAAAAGAGCGATGGACGGCTTTATACTTACAGACGTCGAGCTGTTTGAGATAAAAAGCTTTCTTTTTCTAACAAGGGAGCTGGTGGAGCTTATGGAGGAAAACCGGATGCCCCAGTTTCCGGAGACCAGGATAGACCTTCTGCCAAGGCTTGAAAGGCTTCTGGACCCGGAAGACACAAAGATATCCACCTTTTATATATACGACGCTTACTCAGAGGAATTGAGAGCCCTGAGAGAGCAGAAAAGGGATAAGGACAGGGAATTAAAGCTTATGAAGAAAAGGCTCAGGGAACAGGTTGGGGAGGATCTGAACCTTGATCTAAGACCGGATGGCTCGGTGGTCATAACGAAGGACAGGACCGAGCTTCTGGAAACACTTAAAAGCTATCCCTATTTGACCTATGTATCAGAGACCTACCTGAATATCAGGTTTGTCATAAAGCCTACCGAGGAGATGACTCTTGCAGAAAGGGAGCTTCTTATCCTTAGGGATAGGGAGGAAAGAGAGGAAATGAAGATCAGAGAGAGTCTCTCCCATGAGGTTGGCAAGAGAAGAAGAGAGCTTTTCAGAAACATGTTGGCAATAGGAAAGCTCGATCTTATACTTGCAAAGGCAAGGCTTGCTGTGGATATGGATGCAGTTAAGCCAATAATAATCGACAACTTCAGGATAACCATAGAGAATGGTATCCACCCAAAGATAGCTGAGCTGTTGAAGTCTAAAAAACTCTCTTTTACTCCGGTGTCAGTCGACTTAAGAGAGGGGGTCGCCTGTATCACCGGGGCAAATATGGGAGGAAAGACAATAAGCCTAAAGATGACCGGACTTCTCTGTGCAATGGCACACCACGGAATGTACGTGCCTGCAGAGAGTATGGTGCTGGGGCTTTCAAATTACATCAAATCGTCCATAGGAGATATGCAGTCCACAGACAGCGGACTTTCAACCTTTGGCGGAGAGGTTAGGGTCGTAAGCGAAGCTATGGAAAGGGCAGATGAGGAAGGCCTTATCCTAATAGACGAGCTTGCAAGAGGCACCAACCCCGAGGAGGGGTATGCAATATCAAAGGCCATAGTCAAATACCTTAAGGACAAGCCGGCCATATCCCTTATAACCACCCACTATGACAACGTGGCGGATATGGAGGGGGTACAGCACCTTCAGGTAATCGGTCTTTCAGAATTAAACCTTGACGACTTGACAGAAGAAATTAAATACGGCGACGGCATGACCATTATAAACAAATACATGAATTACCGCCTGAGAGTCGTCGACAAATCAACCCCGATACCGAAGGATGCAATAAATATCGCGAGGATAATGGGACTTAAGAAAGAGATACTTGAAATAGCAGAAGGCATAATAGGGGAAAGTGGAAAGGGGAAAGTGTAG
- a CDS encoding M20/M25/M40 family metallo-hydrolase, which translates to MDMAAKIKDLAVELTSILSVVGTTDENNVSDFVFKKFMEMDYFKNHPENVKFVNTIDDPVGRKSVLATIEGKKGNDKKTLVFIGHTDTVGISDYGDMKEYATKPLELNDMLRKVTLSDEAKVDLESGNYLFGRGIFDMKFGVAALMVMMEEFSTKVDELEGNLIFAAVCDEEGNSAGMLSVVPELIKLREEKGYDYLAVVDTDYSAPKYVGDETRYIYVGTVGKLMPSFYITGKETHVGEPYKGLDPNQIASEITREFNLNMEYCDIADGEVALPPITLRQQDLKTEYSVQIARNSLVYFNYATHNSTPDQVMEKMIKGATKAFQITIDDLNAQYKKYTEASSYPFEPLPWKARVMSYNELLEKVKAERGAEVDERIEALSKELLKDPTVDDRIFAMKTVEMVHNMWSDKDPVVIGYFSPPYYPHIYVKGESEREKKLVAAVDKAIANAGDEYHIVNKKFYPYISDLSYAAAPREEKAVESLKENMPGFGVKYNLPLKEMQQLNLPVVNIGPFGKDAHKFTERVEMGYSFGVLPQILLDTVTELMK; encoded by the coding sequence ATGGACATGGCAGCAAAAATCAAGGATCTGGCAGTTGAGCTAACAAGTATTTTAAGCGTTGTCGGAACCACTGATGAAAACAACGTGTCAGACTTTGTATTCAAGAAATTCATGGAGATGGATTATTTCAAAAACCATCCGGAAAACGTTAAATTCGTAAACACCATCGACGACCCAGTGGGAAGGAAATCAGTCCTTGCTACCATCGAGGGCAAAAAGGGCAATGACAAGAAGACGCTTGTCTTCATCGGCCACACCGACACGGTAGGAATAAGCGACTACGGCGACATGAAGGAATATGCAACAAAGCCACTTGAACTTAACGACATGCTGAGAAAGGTAACGCTTTCAGACGAAGCCAAGGTCGACCTTGAATCCGGGAATTACCTGTTCGGAAGAGGAATCTTCGACATGAAATTCGGAGTAGCAGCACTTATGGTAATGATGGAGGAATTCTCCACTAAGGTAGACGAGCTTGAAGGAAACCTGATCTTCGCAGCAGTATGCGACGAAGAAGGCAACTCAGCAGGAATGCTCTCAGTAGTGCCAGAGCTAATAAAGCTTAGAGAAGAAAAAGGCTATGACTACCTTGCAGTAGTAGACACAGACTACTCGGCACCAAAATACGTAGGAGACGAAACAAGATACATCTACGTAGGAACAGTAGGAAAGCTGATGCCAAGCTTCTATATAACAGGGAAAGAGACCCACGTAGGCGAGCCATACAAAGGACTAGACCCCAACCAGATAGCATCCGAGATAACAAGAGAATTCAACCTCAACATGGAATACTGCGACATAGCAGACGGAGAGGTAGCACTTCCTCCAATAACGCTAAGGCAACAGGACCTTAAGACAGAATACTCAGTGCAGATCGCAAGAAACTCCCTGGTATACTTCAACTACGCAACCCACAACTCCACACCAGACCAGGTAATGGAAAAGATGATAAAGGGAGCGACAAAAGCATTCCAAATAACAATAGACGACCTTAACGCACAATACAAAAAATACACAGAAGCAAGCAGCTATCCATTCGAGCCACTGCCATGGAAGGCAAGAGTAATGTCATACAATGAGCTCCTTGAGAAAGTAAAGGCAGAAAGAGGAGCAGAGGTAGACGAAAGAATAGAAGCCCTTTCAAAAGAGCTGTTAAAAGACCCAACAGTAGACGACAGGATATTCGCAATGAAGACAGTAGAAATGGTACACAACATGTGGTCAGACAAAGACCCTGTAGTAATAGGCTACTTCTCACCACCATACTATCCGCACATCTACGTAAAGGGAGAAAGCGAAAGAGAGAAAAAGCTTGTAGCAGCAGTAGATAAGGCAATAGCAAACGCAGGAGATGAATACCATATAGTAAACAAGAAATTCTATCCGTACATCTCAGACCTTAGCTATGCAGCAGCTCCAAGAGAAGAAAAGGCAGTAGAATCCCTGAAGGAAAACATGCCTGGCTTCGGAGTAAAATACAATTTGCCGCTTAAGGAAATGCAGCAACTGAACCTTCCTGTAGTAAACATAGGGCCATTCGGCAAGGATGCCCATAAGTTTACCGAAAGAGTTGAGATGGGCTACTCCTTCGGAGTGCTTCCGCAAATACTCCTTGATACAGTTACAGAATTGATGAAGTAA
- a CDS encoding OAM dimerization domain-containing protein, which produces MYEVQKVDLTRVKPYGDTMNDGAVQLGFSLPVPYGDEANEAARQLAAKMGFEEPAVVYSHDLGIGYTYFVVYGKTVHTVDYTTIEVPKVDVDVMEKEDIEAFIRDNIKRPVVVLGACTGTDAHTVGIDAIMNMKGYAGHYGLERYEGMDAYNLGSQVPNEELVAKAIELKADAILVSQVVTQKDVHIPNLTELVELLEAEGIRDKVVLVCGGPRLSHELAKELGYDAGFGTGSYAEDVATFIVNEIVKRNLI; this is translated from the coding sequence ATGTACGAGGTACAAAAAGTAGATTTGACAAGGGTAAAACCCTATGGCGATACAATGAACGACGGAGCAGTTCAGCTTGGCTTCAGCCTGCCAGTACCCTACGGAGACGAGGCAAACGAGGCAGCAAGACAGCTTGCAGCAAAAATGGGCTTCGAAGAACCTGCAGTAGTATACTCACATGACCTTGGAATTGGCTACACCTACTTCGTAGTATATGGCAAAACTGTACACACAGTAGACTACACTACGATAGAGGTTCCAAAGGTAGATGTTGATGTAATGGAAAAGGAAGACATAGAAGCTTTTATCAGAGACAACATCAAAAGACCAGTGGTCGTTCTTGGAGCATGTACCGGAACAGATGCCCACACAGTAGGGATCGACGCCATCATGAACATGAAGGGCTATGCTGGACACTACGGCCTTGAAAGATACGAGGGAATGGATGCCTACAACCTTGGAAGCCAGGTCCCAAACGAGGAGCTTGTCGCTAAGGCGATAGAGCTTAAAGCAGATGCAATACTTGTTTCCCAGGTAGTAACTCAAAAGGACGTCCATATTCCAAACCTTACAGAGCTTGTTGAGCTTCTTGAGGCAGAGGGGATAAGGGATAAGGTAGTGCTTGTCTGCGGAGGGCCGAGACTAAGTCACGAGCTTGCCAAAGAGCTGGGATACGACGCAGGCTTTGGAACTGGCAGCTACGCAGAGGACGTCGCAACCTTCATTGTAAACGAAATCGTAAAGAGAAACCTAATCTAA
- a CDS encoding zinc-binding dehydrogenase, whose translation MRIGNPYGTHRVIEPKGVLPQPAFKIDNNMEIYDNEILIDVKTLNVDSASFTQIKEQAGGDIEEIKKIMAGIVAERGKHQNPVTGSGGMLIGIVEKIGPALEGKTDLKVGDKIATLVSLSLTPLRIDEFLEVRKDIDQVDIKGKAILFESGIYAVLPDDMPETLALSVLDVAGAPAQTAKLVKPGDTVVVLGGTGKSGMLCLYEAKKRAGVTGKVICIGSREKTIERAKAANLADEYIVADATNAIEVMEKVAAVTNGQMADIVINTVNIPNTEMSSILMTKDGGTVYFFSMATSFTKAALGAEGVGKDVNMIVGNGYTKGHAAITLQLMRESETLRKIFTELYA comes from the coding sequence ATGAGAATAGGAAATCCATACGGAACACACAGGGTAATCGAGCCAAAGGGTGTTCTTCCGCAACCGGCATTTAAGATCGACAACAACATGGAGATCTACGACAACGAAATACTTATCGACGTTAAGACACTTAACGTAGACTCAGCAAGCTTCACTCAAATCAAGGAGCAGGCAGGAGGAGACATAGAAGAGATCAAAAAGATTATGGCGGGGATCGTAGCAGAGAGAGGAAAGCACCAAAACCCTGTAACAGGATCAGGCGGAATGCTTATCGGGATCGTTGAGAAGATCGGGCCTGCATTGGAGGGTAAAACTGACCTTAAGGTAGGAGACAAGATCGCAACACTGGTATCACTTTCCCTTACGCCGCTTAGGATAGACGAGTTCCTTGAAGTCAGAAAGGATATCGACCAAGTGGACATCAAGGGTAAGGCAATACTTTTCGAATCAGGGATATATGCTGTACTTCCGGACGATATGCCTGAGACACTTGCGCTTTCAGTCCTTGACGTAGCAGGAGCTCCGGCACAGACCGCAAAGCTGGTCAAGCCTGGAGATACAGTAGTAGTTCTTGGCGGAACAGGCAAATCAGGTATGCTTTGTCTGTATGAAGCAAAGAAAAGAGCAGGAGTAACAGGTAAGGTAATATGTATCGGAAGCAGGGAGAAGACCATCGAAAGAGCGAAGGCAGCAAACCTTGCAGACGAATATATAGTAGCTGATGCAACAAATGCTATCGAGGTAATGGAGAAGGTTGCAGCGGTAACCAACGGACAAATGGCTGATATAGTCATAAACACAGTAAACATTCCAAACACTGAGATGAGCTCGATCCTTATGACTAAGGACGGCGGAACCGTATACTTCTTTTCAATGGCTACAAGCTTCACTAAGGCAGCACTTGGAGCAGAGGGAGTAGGCAAGGATGTAAACATGATCGTAGGAAACGGATACACTAAGGGCCACGCAGCGATCACTCTTCAGCTAATGAGAGAATCAGAAACCCTGAGAAAGATTTTCACAGAACTATACGCTTAA
- a CDS encoding sigma-54 interaction domain-containing protein — protein MKELFFKENMTEIMDYLDEGIHIIDAAGKIVYYNNFAKRIDGVDPAKAVGQHLLEIYPSLDEETSTMLTAIRTGVPILKKEQTFLNYKGEKITTINSSIPIKSKGKILGAIEISKDITQVRELSEKIVDLQNQLYSGNKKSDQARESARFTFYDIVGESKEIRSLKALAKRAAEGDVPVLVSGDTGTGKELFVHSIHNGSKRRHNPFITQNCAALPSNLLEGILFGTTKGGFTGAEDRPGLFELADGGTLFLDEINSMPLELQSKLLRVLQDGNIRRVGGTKIKNVDVRVIAATNVSPEEAIEKKQLRKDLYYRLNVISFEIPPLKERKEDIEVLTNHFIEKFNMKLGKSTKGISRRALNQFLDYPWEGNVRELEHLIEGIMSIYDVDVIDLEHLPQKVRKAKGRKEKRRINLALNQVLEETEKSLVQEAMKQTDGNITHAAELLQIPRQTLQYKLQKYSIV, from the coding sequence ATGAAGGAGCTTTTTTTCAAGGAAAACATGACTGAAATCATGGATTATCTGGATGAGGGGATACATATAATCGATGCTGCGGGAAAGATAGTTTACTACAATAATTTTGCTAAAAGGATAGACGGAGTAGACCCGGCTAAGGCAGTAGGACAACATCTTCTTGAGATATATCCGTCCCTTGATGAGGAAACCAGCACCATGCTTACCGCTATAAGGACCGGTGTTCCCATACTTAAAAAGGAGCAGACATTTCTTAACTACAAGGGGGAGAAGATCACAACAATAAACTCCTCAATACCAATAAAAAGCAAGGGGAAGATCCTGGGAGCCATAGAGATTTCCAAGGATATCACACAGGTAAGGGAGCTTTCAGAAAAAATCGTTGACCTGCAAAACCAGCTGTATTCAGGGAACAAAAAATCGGACCAGGCGAGGGAGTCAGCCAGATTCACGTTTTATGACATAGTCGGTGAGAGCAAGGAGATAAGGAGTCTGAAGGCTCTTGCAAAAAGGGCTGCCGAGGGGGATGTGCCTGTGCTTGTATCAGGTGACACCGGTACAGGGAAGGAGCTTTTCGTCCATTCGATCCATAATGGAAGCAAGAGAAGGCACAATCCCTTTATAACACAAAACTGTGCTGCCCTTCCATCCAACCTTTTGGAAGGAATACTCTTTGGTACCACAAAAGGAGGCTTTACCGGTGCTGAGGACAGGCCCGGGCTATTCGAGCTGGCAGACGGAGGGACTCTGTTCCTCGATGAGATAAACTCAATGCCTCTGGAGCTGCAATCAAAGCTTCTACGCGTCCTTCAGGACGGTAACATCAGACGTGTCGGTGGTACAAAGATCAAAAACGTCGATGTAAGGGTAATAGCTGCAACCAACGTTTCTCCGGAGGAAGCCATTGAGAAGAAACAGCTTAGAAAAGACCTTTACTATCGCCTGAACGTAATAAGCTTTGAGATCCCTCCATTAAAGGAGAGGAAGGAAGACATCGAGGTACTCACTAACCACTTCATAGAAAAATTCAACATGAAGTTGGGAAAGAGCACTAAGGGGATATCGAGAAGAGCTCTAAACCAATTCCTGGACTATCCATGGGAGGGAAACGTACGGGAGCTGGAGCACCTTATAGAGGGGATAATGAGCATCTACGATGTGGATGTTATCGATCTTGAGCATCTGCCGCAAAAGGTCCGAAAGGCCAAGGGCAGGAAGGAAAAGCGAAGGATAAATCTTGCGCTTAACCAGGTATTGGAGGAAACAGAGAAATCACTGGTGCAGGAGGCAATGAAGCAGACCGATGGAAACATCACTCACGCTGCAGAGCTTCTCCAGATCCCCAGGCAAACCCTTCAATACAAGCTTCAAAAGTACAGCATAGTATAG
- a CDS encoding lysine 5,6-aminomutase subunit alpha, whose amino-acid sequence MSKLKLDQSKIDASRSSARNIAEDIQKFIDEHTTVATERTVVRLLGVDGVDEIGKPLPNVVVDNIKEGGGLERGAAWWVGNAMLNLGATPQEIAEKIAAGEVDITRLPAKDEASIKAAINDIAAKTVERIKGNRQKRENYLNTIGEGKRPYLYVIVATGNIYEDIIQAKAAAKQGADIIAVIRTTGQSLLDYVPYGPTTEGFGGTYATQENFRLMRAALDEVGEEVGRYIRLTNYCSGLCMPEIAAMGALERLDMMLNDALYGILFRDINMQRTLIDQFFSRVINGFAGIIINTGEDNYLTTDDAVEAAHTVLASQFINEQFALKAGLPEEQMGLGHAFEMEPGIEDGFLLELAQAQMAREIFPKAPLKYMPPTKFMTGNIFKGHVQNAMFNMVSIMTNQGIQLLGMLTEAIHTPHLHDRYLSIENAKYVFNNARHISDEIEFKDGGIIQTRAQKVLDEATELLAKIEKEGLFQTIEQGKFGGVRRSRTGGKGLDGVTKKDAGYFNPFIPMMLGGDR is encoded by the coding sequence TTGTCTAAACTGAAGCTTGACCAAAGTAAAATCGATGCATCAAGAAGTTCAGCACGAAACATCGCTGAGGATATTCAAAAATTCATCGACGAGCATACAACAGTTGCAACAGAAAGAACAGTCGTAAGACTTCTTGGAGTAGATGGAGTCGATGAGATCGGCAAACCACTTCCAAATGTTGTTGTAGACAACATAAAGGAAGGCGGCGGACTTGAAAGAGGAGCAGCATGGTGGGTAGGTAACGCAATGCTGAACCTTGGAGCGACGCCACAGGAGATCGCTGAGAAGATCGCAGCAGGAGAGGTGGATATAACAAGGCTTCCTGCAAAGGACGAAGCATCAATAAAAGCAGCGATCAACGACATAGCAGCAAAGACAGTAGAAAGAATAAAGGGCAACAGACAAAAAAGAGAAAACTACCTTAACACCATAGGTGAAGGCAAGAGACCTTATCTTTACGTAATCGTTGCTACAGGAAACATCTACGAGGACATCATCCAGGCAAAGGCAGCTGCAAAGCAGGGCGCAGACATAATCGCAGTAATAAGGACTACAGGTCAGTCGCTGCTTGACTACGTACCATACGGTCCAACAACAGAGGGCTTTGGCGGTACCTATGCAACCCAGGAAAACTTCAGGCTAATGAGAGCAGCGCTTGACGAGGTAGGCGAGGAGGTAGGCCGCTACATCAGACTTACCAACTACTGCTCAGGTCTTTGTATGCCTGAGATCGCAGCTATGGGAGCTCTTGAAAGGCTTGACATGATGTTAAACGATGCTCTTTACGGAATACTTTTCAGAGACATCAACATGCAAAGAACCCTTATTGACCAGTTCTTCTCAAGAGTCATCAACGGCTTTGCAGGAATCATAATAAACACAGGCGAGGACAACTACCTTACAACTGACGATGCAGTCGAGGCAGCACATACAGTTCTTGCATCCCAGTTTATAAACGAGCAGTTCGCACTTAAGGCAGGGCTTCCGGAGGAGCAAATGGGTCTTGGGCACGCATTCGAAATGGAGCCAGGAATTGAGGACGGTTTCCTTCTTGAGTTAGCACAGGCACAGATGGCAAGGGAGATATTCCCTAAAGCACCACTTAAATACATGCCTCCAACTAAGTTTATGACAGGAAACATCTTCAAGGGTCACGTGCAAAATGCAATGTTCAACATGGTATCCATAATGACCAACCAGGGCATCCAGCTTCTTGGAATGCTTACAGAAGCTATCCACACACCTCATCTTCACGACAGATACCTTTCAATAGAGAACGCCAAGTATGTCTTCAACAATGCAAGACACATAAGCGATGAGATCGAGTTCAAGGATGGAGGGATCATCCAGACGAGAGCTCAGAAGGTTCTGGACGAAGCGACAGAGCTTCTCGCTAAGATCGAGAAGGAAGGCTTGTTCCAGACTATAGAGCAAGGAAAGTTTGGTGGAGTAAGAAGATCAAGGACCGGAGGCAAGGGCCTTGACGGAGTCACCAAAAAGGATGCGGGCTATTTCAATCCCTTCATCCCAATGATGCTTGGAGGTGACAGGTAA
- the ablA gene encoding lysine 2,3-aminomutase, with the protein MRNYKDIPLWSNVAPEEWNDWKWQVRNRITDVETLKKVINLEPGEEEAINEVLKKFRVGITPYYASLMDVDDPKCPVRMQAVPTIMETHISSSDMEDPLHEDADSPVDGLTHRYPDRVLFLITDQCSMYCRHCTRRRFAGQHDMGAPIERIDKCIEYIRNTPQVRDVLLSGGDCLLVSDDRLEYIIKKLREIPHVEIIRLGSRTPVVMPQRITDDLVNMLKKYHPIWLNTHFNHPKEITPESVEACRKLADAGIPLGNQSVLLKGVNDCPHIMKQLVHGLVKIRVRPYYIYQCDLSMGIEHFRTKVSKGIEIIEALRGHTSGYAVPTFVVDAPGGGGKTPVMPQYIISQSPNKIVLRNYEGIITTYTEPNALEEECQCDVCQGKKKSTSSGVAALMEGPEIKNLEPSYLERHERSKNYNK; encoded by the coding sequence GTGCGAAATTACAAAGATATCCCCTTGTGGAGCAACGTAGCTCCTGAAGAATGGAACGACTGGAAATGGCAGGTAAGAAACAGGATAACTGACGTTGAGACTCTTAAAAAGGTAATCAACCTGGAGCCAGGCGAAGAAGAGGCAATAAACGAGGTACTTAAGAAGTTCAGAGTTGGAATAACCCCATACTATGCATCACTTATGGACGTTGACGATCCAAAGTGCCCTGTAAGAATGCAGGCAGTTCCAACTATCATGGAAACACACATAAGCTCATCTGACATGGAAGATCCATTGCATGAAGATGCAGACTCACCGGTTGACGGACTTACTCACAGATATCCTGACAGAGTTCTTTTCCTTATCACTGACCAGTGCTCAATGTACTGCAGGCATTGTACAAGGAGAAGATTTGCTGGACAGCATGACATGGGTGCTCCAATAGAGAGGATCGACAAGTGCATCGAGTACATCAGAAATACTCCACAGGTAAGAGACGTACTTCTTTCAGGCGGAGACTGTCTGCTTGTAAGCGACGACAGACTTGAGTACATCATTAAAAAGCTTAGAGAGATCCCACACGTTGAGATCATTAGACTTGGATCAAGAACTCCGGTAGTTATGCCACAAAGAATTACTGACGACCTGGTAAACATGCTTAAGAAATACCATCCGATTTGGCTTAACACTCACTTCAACCATCCTAAGGAGATAACTCCAGAGTCAGTCGAAGCATGCAGAAAGCTTGCAGATGCAGGTATTCCACTTGGAAACCAGTCAGTACTTCTTAAAGGCGTAAACGACTGCCCACATATCATGAAACAACTGGTACACGGCCTTGTTAAGATCAGAGTAAGACCTTACTACATCTATCAATGCGACCTTTCAATGGGTATCGAGCACTTCAGAACTAAGGTATCAAAGGGAATCGAGATCATCGAGGCACTAAGAGGCCACACTTCAGGCTATGCAGTTCCTACATTCGTAGTTGACGCACCTGGAGGAGGAGGAAAGACTCCAGTTATGCCTCAGTACATCATTTCTCAGTCGCCTAACAAGATTGTTCTGAGAAACTATGAAGGCATAATCACTACCTACACTGAGCCAAACGCTCTTGAAGAAGAATGCCAGTGTGACGTTTGCCAAGGCAAGAAGAAGTCAACATCATCAGGAGTTGCAGCTCTTATGGAGGGTCCTGAAATAAAGAACCTTGAGCCAAGCTACCTTGAAAGACACGAAAGAAGCAAGAATTACAATAAATAG